A window from Bacteroidales bacterium encodes these proteins:
- the hemA gene encoding glutamyl-tRNA reductase, whose product MIGLIGINYKSSTLDIREKFSLDESAIKNFGLYIKNKQGLSGLIVLSTCNRSEYYFRMQDCCDSGAFSFMLKSLKEFCNVTENVRDYFYFKSGENAYKHLFHVISGANSMIIGEDQIVGQVKQALKISIDNNLSDTELTRLFTKSFEVSKKIRTQTKINKGAFSVSYAGVEKCISVFNNIVDCNVLLIGAGETGALTLKSLLKKGCKNIVITNRTEERAVRLANKYKVKSVPFSSLVSELENSDIIIVSTASQKALITKEIAENTIAKTKKKKQLYIDLSVPRNVEHSVSSTENIIVFDVDDLQEVVNANQEKRIKLISEIDNLVNTYVDEYCDWLSTRNLSSVISKIKTNFSLINQKELSGFKKNNKSAETNLLDNYGSFIAEKYSRHFIKNLREVTQNGRKTEYIKVLSELFEIN is encoded by the coding sequence ATGATAGGTTTAATCGGAATAAATTACAAATCATCTACTTTGGATATCAGAGAAAAATTTTCACTGGACGAGAGTGCAATAAAAAATTTCGGTTTATACATTAAAAACAAACAGGGTCTTTCCGGTTTAATAGTTCTTTCAACATGCAACCGTTCAGAATACTATTTCCGCATGCAAGATTGTTGCGATTCCGGTGCTTTTAGCTTTATGTTAAAATCCCTGAAAGAATTTTGTAATGTTACTGAAAATGTTCGTGATTATTTTTATTTCAAATCCGGCGAAAACGCTTATAAGCACCTTTTTCATGTTATATCAGGAGCAAATTCAATGATAATAGGAGAAGACCAAATTGTAGGACAAGTAAAACAAGCACTTAAAATAAGTATTGATAATAATCTGTCCGACACAGAACTAACACGCCTTTTTACAAAATCTTTTGAAGTAAGTAAAAAAATCAGAACTCAAACAAAAATCAACAAAGGTGCATTTTCTGTGTCATATGCAGGTGTTGAAAAATGCATATCGGTTTTCAATAACATTGTTGATTGCAACGTTTTGCTGATAGGAGCGGGCGAAACAGGTGCATTAACTTTAAAATCGTTATTAAAGAAAGGGTGTAAAAACATTGTTATTACTAACCGCACAGAAGAAAGGGCTGTTCGCCTAGCAAATAAATACAAAGTTAAGTCAGTACCTTTTTCATCTCTTGTTTCTGAATTAGAAAACAGCGACATTATAATAGTATCTACAGCATCACAAAAAGCTTTAATTACTAAAGAAATTGCAGAAAACACAATTGCAAAAACAAAAAAGAAAAAACAATTATACATCGACCTCTCTGTTCCTAGAAATGTTGAACACTCCGTTTCATCAACAGAAAATATTATTGTTTTTGATGTCGATGATTTACAAGAAGTTGTTAATGCAAACCAAGAAAAAAGAATAAAATTGATTAGCGAAATCGACAATTTGGTTAATACTTATGTTGATGAATATTGTGATTGGTTATCAACCCGCAACCTAAGTTCCGTAATCTCAAAAATTAAAACCAATTTCAGCTTAATAAACCAAAAAGAATTATCCGGATTTAAAAAGAATAATAAATCTGCCGAAACAAACTTGCTTGATAATTACGGGTCTTTCATTGCAGAAAAATACTCCAGACACTTCATTAAGAACCTAAGAGAAGTTACCCAAAACGGCAGAAAAACGGAATACATTAAAGTGTTGAGTGAGCTCTTTGAAATAAACTAA
- a CDS encoding DUF819 family protein, with translation MESIILPSNHLVLFFIVAGAAAFGIYSEHKKWFGKLSGILVTMISMSILSMIGFVPVASNPIVKVDVYDMVFDYFIPIAIPLLLFSSNIVKIIKESGKLLIAYILGAIGVVLGSILAFSLIDLGPESGDTAGVIAATLIGGSVNFIASAEILNFSTNPLFTATIAVDNLISNLFTLFLFLVPSLAFLSRFFMKKKKENKVAVKEDKKDNYPISIERIAVSVFIASLIAGLGGLVAPLIEGLINTELNLSILLITIFSVAVSNIFPRSFKALSNTSFSIGLWIMYMFLAVIGASTNLKEIFHIGPSVLLFYTVILLFHFVFMTALAKLFKLDVYEVVISSAANIMGPSVAAPMAASMGQKKLITPAILVGILGYIIGTFIGVSIAVLIV, from the coding sequence ATGGAATCAATAATATTACCTTCAAATCATTTAGTTTTGTTTTTTATTGTAGCCGGAGCGGCAGCTTTCGGAATATACTCTGAACATAAGAAATGGTTTGGGAAACTTTCGGGAATATTGGTAACGATGATTTCTATGTCGATTCTTTCAATGATTGGTTTTGTTCCTGTTGCATCAAACCCTATTGTGAAAGTTGATGTTTATGACATGGTGTTTGACTATTTTATACCGATTGCTATCCCTCTTTTGCTTTTTAGCTCAAATATTGTAAAAATCATCAAGGAAAGCGGGAAGTTATTAATTGCCTACATATTAGGAGCAATAGGAGTTGTTTTAGGGAGTATCTTAGCTTTTAGTTTGATTGACCTCGGGCCAGAATCCGGAGATACCGCAGGCGTTATTGCTGCTACTTTAATTGGGGGCAGTGTTAATTTTATTGCATCAGCCGAAATTTTAAATTTCAGTACGAATCCATTATTTACCGCAACCATTGCTGTGGATAATTTAATTTCAAATTTGTTTACATTGTTTCTTTTTTTAGTACCTTCTTTAGCTTTTTTGTCACGATTTTTTATGAAGAAAAAGAAAGAAAACAAAGTTGCTGTTAAGGAGGACAAAAAGGATAATTACCCTATAAGCATAGAACGAATTGCAGTTTCGGTTTTCATTGCTTCACTAATTGCCGGACTCGGGGGCTTGGTGGCGCCACTTATTGAGGGGCTTATAAATACAGAGCTTAATCTAAGTATTTTGTTGATTACAATCTTTTCTGTTGCCGTGTCCAATATTTTTCCAAGAAGCTTTAAAGCCTTGTCAAACACCTCTTTTTCAATTGGTTTGTGGATTATGTATATGTTTTTGGCTGTAATTGGAGCATCAACTAATTTAAAGGAAATATTTCATATAGGTCCGTCAGTATTATTATTTTATACAGTTATTTTACTATTCCATTTTGTATTTATGACGGCACTGGCGAAATTATTCAAACTTGATGTATATGAGGTCGTGATTTCTTCCGCTGCAAATATTATGGGGCCGTCAGTTGCTGCACCGATGGCTGCATCTATGGGACAAAAGAAATTGATTACTCCTGCTATTTTAGTCGGAATTTTAGGCTATATCATAGGTACTTTTATAGGTGTTTCCATTGCAGTATTAATTGTTTAG
- a CDS encoding uroporphyrinogen-III synthase produces MSALNGKIIISTCTEDKAQKLSKLLNPKGASVYNFPMIEIKEAENNFLQIKETLNNIESYNWVIFTSSNGVKYFFYWLKKFNIPLIFNNTRFAVIGKSTANSLKSFGINPNYISHSKNSKEFAKELVEITNSSTKQILIPTGNLASDNLKNILCKTRKCHYLTVYNTHETKQQWDTLISVIEKDSYDIILFFSPSAVRGMINKLPNNINISNLKCVAMGSTTERSLSQKKIKSLFIPSIPNIETMVRELEEYYEISQLKNININKTK; encoded by the coding sequence ATGTCAGCCTTAAACGGAAAAATTATAATATCTACATGTACAGAAGATAAGGCGCAAAAGCTTAGCAAGCTGCTAAACCCAAAAGGAGCAAGTGTATATAATTTCCCGATGATTGAAATAAAAGAAGCTGAGAACAATTTTTTACAGATAAAAGAAACTCTCAACAATATCGAATCATATAATTGGGTAATCTTTACAAGCAGTAATGGTGTCAAATACTTTTTTTATTGGTTGAAGAAATTTAATATCCCTTTAATTTTTAATAATACTCGATTTGCAGTTATCGGAAAATCCACCGCAAATTCTTTAAAATCATTCGGGATTAATCCGAATTATATCTCTCACAGCAAAAACTCAAAAGAATTTGCAAAGGAATTAGTTGAAATTACAAACAGCAGCACTAAACAAATTTTAATTCCGACAGGGAACTTAGCCTCAGATAACCTTAAAAACATTTTGTGCAAAACCCGTAAGTGCCATTATTTAACAGTATATAACACACACGAAACCAAGCAACAGTGGGATACCCTAATATCTGTTATTGAGAAAGACAGCTATGATATAATTCTCTTTTTTAGCCCGTCCGCAGTAAGAGGAATGATAAATAAATTACCGAACAATATTAACATAAGTAATTTAAAATGTGTTGCCATGGGCAGCACAACAGAAAGGTCATTGTCACAAAAAAAAATTAAGTCGCTCTTCATACCGTCCATACCCAATATTGAAACAATGGTAAGAGAACTGGAAGAGTATTATGAAATAAGTCAATTAAAAAATATTAATATAAATAAAACTAAATAA
- the hemC gene encoding hydroxymethylbilane synthase produces the protein MGKQKIRIGTRGSQLALYQAEEVKKTIEEKFADKKVEITIIHSKGDKILDVALSKIGDKGLFTKELEEALFRNEIDIAVHSLKDLPTTLPEGLKIGGVLKRGEVRDAIVSVKNIKLNDITEDMTIATSSLRRVAQLLRINPKFKIIDIRGNVNTRLRKMEEGYCDVMLMAATGLQRLNLDRYISEVVDYNTIIPPVSQGAIAIETRIEDKGVDEVINAVNHKLTYEITNAERIFLRKLEGGCQIPIACCSEIKEETLAMTGYMSYIDGTDVIEHKIEGKLSDADKTANQLADYFITKGSASLLERIRKQNKK, from the coding sequence ATGGGGAAACAAAAAATCAGAATCGGTACTCGCGGAAGTCAACTTGCCCTTTATCAGGCAGAAGAAGTAAAAAAGACAATCGAAGAAAAATTTGCCGATAAGAAAGTTGAGATAACAATCATCCACTCTAAAGGAGATAAAATTTTGGATGTTGCTTTATCCAAAATAGGAGATAAAGGTCTGTTTACAAAAGAACTGGAAGAGGCATTGTTTAGAAATGAAATTGATATTGCTGTTCACAGTTTAAAAGATCTGCCCACAACCTTACCAGAAGGATTAAAAATCGGAGGTGTTTTAAAACGAGGAGAAGTTAGAGATGCGATTGTAAGTGTTAAAAATATAAAGTTGAACGATATTACTGAAGACATGACTATCGCAACTTCAAGTTTGCGCAGAGTTGCACAGTTGCTGAGAATAAACCCCAAATTTAAAATTATTGACATAAGAGGAAATGTAAATACTCGCCTAAGAAAAATGGAGGAGGGTTACTGTGATGTTATGTTAATGGCAGCAACTGGTTTACAACGCTTAAACTTAGACAGGTACATTTCGGAAGTCGTTGATTATAACACGATTATTCCTCCCGTTTCTCAGGGTGCAATAGCAATAGAAACTCGAATTGAAGACAAAGGTGTTGATGAAGTAATCAATGCAGTAAATCATAAATTAACATATGAAATTACTAATGCAGAAAGAATATTTTTACGAAAACTTGAAGGCGGATGCCAAATTCCGATTGCATGTTGTTCTGAAATAAAAGAAGAGACCCTTGCTATGACCGGCTATATGTCATATATAGACGGAACCGATGTTATAGAACATAAAATTGAAGGCAAATTATCAGATGCAGACAAAACAGCAAACCAATTAGCAGATTATTTCATTACAAAGGGGTCTGCATCATTACTCGAAAGAATTCGAAAACAAAACAAGAAATAG